A region of Paenibacillus sp. JNUCC-31 DNA encodes the following proteins:
- a CDS encoding TerD family protein, which yields MIEPSEGLQQQLPKNVLATALKNMESLGFTFTNELMQAMRKLSEEQFEALYQQLVKDLKVMVGAHVEYKPMYAGFPQQVMGEDEAELYLNAVFHYLTHLTLDDFDPSAATTGARSPLLEQRKLKVIDLGSKPAFLKLIRQLVEAKGSISDTDKKDIKRVLKHSDPSDVEIILPAEIPFKENVGFVVAVLLKYELASMERIGSYFKTASDVLRLAVSWSDGDVSLATASPFRKFKRRERRLLLSLLEQCGSITEDMLRYKDRWIRLGEILHPSEYKLRYPRCQEAFDILRNDKPFTTFNGSVELAFQYRNVWSLIDLLSQRPGEFARKLDHLLRITEDEAYVLLAFGEVAAQVSTPVLLQVRQHFAQRNEPQGLRVFFPKGNVAKAFGIPNELPELNEAVCLEVVQLCEQALITRFADFPVLGKTYIDERLQHYLVPFSQRSASKALRTIVRGSRIPMGEGDTIRFFSWWKEGEVDGTPTGRVDIDLSAVMYDENWNYVEHISYTNLRSVKYKAVHSGDIVTAPNGASEFIDLHMPSIVNYGGRYVVTTLHSFTSHPYCNLPECFAGWMMRKKPGSGEIYEPSTVENKVDISADTQIAIPVILDLVERTIIWTDLALTRYPDYNNNVEGNQKGIVLMGKAMTTLRKPDLYDLFMLHAKARGELVDTKEQADTIYAVDEGVTPYDIEQIMAEYLA from the coding sequence ATGATCGAACCAAGTGAAGGGCTGCAACAACAGTTACCCAAAAATGTTCTGGCGACAGCTCTCAAAAATATGGAGTCCCTCGGGTTTACTTTCACAAATGAACTTATGCAGGCGATGCGAAAGCTGTCCGAGGAACAATTCGAAGCGTTATATCAACAACTGGTGAAAGACCTCAAAGTCATGGTCGGTGCCCATGTGGAGTACAAACCGATGTATGCGGGATTCCCGCAGCAGGTGATGGGAGAGGACGAAGCCGAGCTGTACCTGAACGCTGTTTTTCATTATCTGACGCATCTTACGCTGGACGATTTCGATCCTTCGGCTGCGACTACTGGCGCTCGGTCTCCTTTGCTGGAGCAAAGAAAGCTGAAAGTCATTGATCTGGGGAGCAAGCCAGCGTTCTTGAAGCTGATCCGTCAGTTAGTTGAAGCGAAAGGCTCCATCTCCGATACGGACAAAAAAGATATCAAACGTGTGCTGAAACATTCAGATCCGAGCGATGTCGAGATTATTTTGCCTGCAGAGATTCCGTTTAAGGAGAATGTGGGCTTTGTCGTTGCGGTGCTGTTGAAATATGAACTGGCAAGCATGGAACGAATCGGGTCGTATTTTAAAACGGCAAGCGATGTACTCCGACTGGCGGTTTCCTGGTCGGACGGTGACGTCAGTCTGGCAACAGCCTCACCTTTTCGTAAATTCAAACGCCGTGAGCGCCGCTTGCTCCTTAGCTTGCTGGAGCAATGCGGCTCCATCACGGAGGATATGCTCCGCTACAAGGATCGCTGGATTCGCCTGGGCGAAATCCTGCATCCATCCGAATATAAGCTTCGATATCCGCGATGTCAGGAAGCCTTTGATATTTTGCGCAATGATAAACCGTTTACAACCTTTAATGGAAGCGTAGAGCTGGCATTTCAGTATCGGAATGTCTGGAGCTTGATCGATCTGCTGTCACAGCGTCCGGGAGAATTCGCCAGGAAGCTGGATCACTTGCTGCGAATCACCGAGGATGAAGCCTATGTGTTGCTGGCGTTTGGCGAGGTGGCTGCACAGGTATCTACACCCGTGCTATTGCAGGTGAGGCAGCATTTTGCCCAGCGTAATGAACCGCAGGGCCTGCGTGTCTTTTTCCCCAAAGGCAATGTGGCCAAGGCCTTTGGTATCCCGAATGAGCTGCCGGAGCTTAACGAGGCAGTCTGCCTGGAAGTAGTGCAGTTGTGCGAGCAGGCTTTAATCACACGGTTTGCTGACTTTCCTGTGCTTGGGAAGACGTACATCGATGAACGGCTGCAGCATTATCTGGTTCCATTTTCACAACGATCCGCAAGTAAAGCTTTACGGACTATTGTACGGGGAAGCCGCATCCCAATGGGTGAGGGGGATACGATTCGTTTCTTCAGCTGGTGGAAGGAGGGAGAGGTGGACGGTACACCAACCGGGCGCGTGGATATTGACCTGTCGGCGGTCATGTATGACGAGAACTGGAACTACGTTGAACATATCTCGTATACGAATCTGCGGTCTGTCAAATACAAGGCCGTCCACAGCGGGGATATTGTGACTGCGCCTAACGGTGCAAGTGAATTTATTGATCTGCATATGCCTTCGATTGTGAATTATGGCGGGCGTTATGTGGTGACGACACTGCACTCCTTCACCAGCCATCCGTACTGTAATCTGCCGGAATGCTTTGCAGGCTGGATGATGCGCAAGAAACCCGGATCGGGTGAAATCTACGAGCCATCCACGGTGGAGAACAAAGTGGATATCTCCGCAGATACGCAGATCGCGATCCCTGTTATCCTGGATTTGGTGGAGCGTACGATCATCTGGACGGATCTGGCTCTGACCAGATACCCGGACTATAACAACAATGTGGAGGGCAATCAGAAAGGTATTGTGCTGATGGGGAAAGCGATGACCACATTACGCAAACCCGACTTGTACGACTTGTTCATGCTGCACGCCAAGGCGAGAGGTGAACTGGTGGATACGAAAGAGCAGGCCGATACCATCTATGCGGTCGATGAAGGCGTGACACCATATGATATTGAACAGATTATGGCGGAGTACTTGGCCTAA
- a CDS encoding S-layer homology domain-containing protein, producing the protein MYTAGIRKKPWQRLIVLVLSFMLTLGTLPMSLAHADEITETPVGPGGVGAPALWLRSDRGMGVASGQKVSNWEDQGSKINNATQDVEANQPTYWDDRSHNINFNPVLEYNGTSNFMKLDVDKLPQGKSPRSIVTVSKTNRASGLSYIISWGKSDPEAYSGIGMLQNGTRGGLTPFNTAMDQTLYTAGGFLGTMFPNEQFVTWTGGDGDTNKARLYSKMKQVQELNGWGKDNAKLWDTGNSEGAIIGKLIPEANNLSYWQGTIEEIIVYDHALTDAERQKVSTYLAIKYGYTLDQTTANSYVDSNMATIWDSNVNAVYTHRVTSIGRDDQSGLMQKQAKAQEQGSILAIALGNSVQDTNSANQNDLLNNSSFFTFGDNGANTGFKTPMTKDEKKLLLMERIYKVQKTNWNDTQITLQVDQAGGTTERPQYVVISDDEQFDDQDSIHLIENGQVTINTSNFGPNSYFTIATAATPLTAPEVKLIGDELKWEAVEHADKYEVTIQLEDGTTRKVEVPGTALNLSQLEPSLESGTYTVTVTAKTNNPAYSDSEESNQEQYIFINKTKLKAKADEINGKIETGELDKEEYTPETWQTLQGALEAAQTVFNDESATQTAVDEALQALNDAYENLEKVSTAPGVDKTKLKAKADEINGKIETGELNKEEYTPETWQTLQGALEAAQTVFNDESATQTAVDEALQALNDARNGLTKVPGTNTSTLQTLIPSVGSLSPAFDPGKDTYTMSVPNSVYQFQLTPTALDPHAKIEISVGNSAWQDASNGVASENLPLQVGGNMIIVKVTDSLGHVTEYRINVNRASSDNGNNGGGNNGGGNTGGNGGSTPAPTPAPTPVPTPTPTAPKDNLETTRDGNYQPFATSKPSGDKQTLVQVDPAKLNTAMSQGTGQQFAIHSPNEGDMKVDGLTLETLKQLTDQGSKLNISNPLAIYPVPGGKMDLNGVSKELGNVAMKDIAVHVDIARSSDALISSAKNKAATGGYELLVNPVDLDLTFTKDGQTVRSGQLNGYAPKYIALPEGIDPNRITTGVIVNPDGNIFHVPTVVTKIDNRYYALINDLRSSGSYSVIWNPQDFEDARTHWGKMDVNNIAARLDLKGNGDNTFSPDRSVTRSEFAEIVVNGLGLMAQDAPQVHFPDVSPSDWYRNSVAIASDFDIVTGYDDGYFKGSQQITREQGFAMVARAYRLIQSGDVPNQEQIASELARYEDAADVSSWAREDVAQLIQAGIIQGNGPEVLSPKASMTRAEVTALIARMLKITNLIDK; encoded by the coding sequence ATGTACACAGCAGGAATCCGTAAGAAACCATGGCAAAGACTTATCGTGCTGGTTCTTTCCTTTATGCTGACGCTTGGAACGTTGCCAATGAGTTTGGCGCACGCGGATGAGATTACCGAAACTCCTGTTGGTCCGGGTGGAGTTGGTGCCCCTGCATTATGGCTACGATCAGATCGGGGGATGGGAGTTGCCAGCGGCCAAAAGGTGAGTAACTGGGAAGATCAAGGAAGTAAAATAAATAACGCAACGCAAGACGTAGAAGCTAATCAACCGACTTATTGGGATGATAGGAGTCATAATATTAATTTCAATCCGGTATTGGAATATAACGGAACGAGTAATTTTATGAAACTGGATGTAGACAAGCTTCCACAAGGGAAAAGCCCGAGATCGATCGTTACGGTTAGTAAAACCAATAGAGCTTCAGGTCTCAGTTATATCATTTCCTGGGGAAAGAGCGATCCTGAGGCTTATTCTGGCATAGGGATGCTTCAAAATGGAACAAGGGGCGGATTGACGCCATTTAACACAGCAATGGACCAAACATTATACACTGCCGGAGGATTTCTAGGAACGATGTTCCCGAACGAGCAATTTGTGACTTGGACGGGCGGGGACGGTGATACAAATAAAGCTAGATTGTACAGTAAAATGAAGCAGGTACAGGAACTGAATGGTTGGGGAAAAGATAATGCTAAGTTATGGGATACTGGCAACTCTGAAGGAGCTATAATCGGTAAACTTATTCCGGAAGCTAATAACCTTAGCTATTGGCAGGGTACAATTGAAGAAATTATCGTATACGATCATGCTCTTACGGACGCAGAACGCCAAAAAGTCAGCACATATCTGGCGATCAAATACGGCTATACGCTAGATCAGACGACAGCAAATTCATATGTCGATTCAAACATGGCTACCATCTGGGATTCAAATGTGAACGCAGTCTATACCCATCGCGTTACAAGCATCGGTCGAGATGATCAGAGCGGCTTGATGCAGAAACAAGCCAAAGCGCAGGAACAGGGATCGATATTGGCGATTGCATTGGGCAACAGTGTTCAGGATACAAACTCTGCAAATCAAAATGATTTACTGAATAATTCTTCTTTCTTTACATTCGGTGACAATGGAGCAAATACTGGATTCAAAACGCCGATGACTAAAGATGAAAAAAAACTGCTTCTAATGGAGCGTATCTACAAAGTACAGAAAACAAATTGGAATGATACACAGATTACACTTCAAGTAGACCAAGCGGGAGGCACTACGGAACGGCCACAATATGTTGTGATTAGCGATGATGAGCAATTTGATGATCAAGACTCGATCCATTTAATTGAGAACGGCCAAGTAACCATTAACACCTCCAATTTTGGTCCGAATTCGTACTTTACCATTGCAACGGCTGCCACTCCTTTAACAGCACCAGAGGTCAAACTAATCGGTGATGAGTTGAAATGGGAAGCGGTTGAGCATGCAGATAAATATGAAGTAACAATTCAACTGGAAGACGGCACAACGCGGAAGGTGGAGGTGCCCGGAACGGCACTGAACCTGTCGCAATTGGAACCGTCGCTGGAATCCGGCACCTACACGGTGACAGTAACAGCGAAGACAAACAATCCAGCATATTCAGATTCAGAAGAGTCAAATCAGGAACAATATATTTTTATTAACAAAACGAAGTTAAAAGCCAAAGCCGATGAGATCAACGGCAAGATTGAAACAGGCGAACTGGACAAAGAGGAGTACACGCCAGAGACTTGGCAAACGCTGCAAGGGGCATTAGAAGCTGCTCAAACCGTGTTCAACGATGAGAGTGCAACACAAACAGCAGTTGACGAAGCACTGCAAGCGTTAAATGATGCCTATGAAAATCTGGAAAAGGTGTCCACTGCTCCAGGGGTTGATAAAACGAAGTTGAAAGCCAAAGCCGATGAGATCAACGGCAAGATCGAAACTGGCGAACTGAACAAAGAGGAGTACACGCCAGAGACTTGGCAAACGCTGCAAGGGGCATTAGAAGCTGCTCAAACCGTGTTCAACGATGAGAGTGCAACACAAACAGCAGTTGACGAAGCACTGCAAGCGTTAAATGATGCCCGGAATGGTCTCACCAAAGTACCAGGTACGAACACTTCCACATTGCAAACATTGATTCCATCCGTAGGAAGCTTATCCCCAGCTTTTGATCCGGGTAAAGATACTTATACTATGTCTGTGCCTAATAGCGTATATCAATTTCAGTTAACGCCAACGGCACTTGATCCACATGCCAAGATTGAAATTTCTGTTGGAAATAGTGCTTGGCAAGACGCTTCAAATGGTGTTGCCAGCGAGAATCTGCCACTCCAAGTCGGCGGAAATATGATAATCGTTAAAGTCACAGATTCGCTCGGCCATGTAACTGAATATAGAATCAACGTAAACAGAGCATCCAGCGACAATGGTAACAACGGTGGAGGCAACAATGGCGGTGGCAATACCGGAGGCAATGGAGGCAGCACACCAGCACCTACACCTGCGCCTACGCCAGTACCAACACCAACCCCGACAGCACCAAAAGATAACTTGGAAACCACTCGGGATGGCAATTATCAGCCATTCGCGACTTCCAAACCATCGGGTGACAAGCAAACGTTGGTTCAAGTTGATCCAGCCAAGCTGAACACTGCCATGTCCCAAGGTACAGGACAGCAGTTTGCCATTCATTCACCGAATGAAGGCGATATGAAGGTAGACGGCTTAACCTTGGAAACACTGAAACAATTAACGGATCAAGGCTCCAAACTGAACATCAGCAATCCGCTGGCGATCTATCCGGTACCTGGTGGCAAAATGGACCTGAACGGTGTGTCCAAGGAACTTGGCAACGTTGCAATGAAAGATATTGCTGTACATGTCGACATTGCACGTTCTTCGGACGCTTTGATCAGTAGTGCAAAAAACAAGGCTGCAACCGGAGGGTATGAGCTTCTGGTGAATCCGGTTGATCTCGACCTTACCTTTACGAAAGACGGACAAACGGTAAGATCTGGTCAACTCAACGGATACGCACCGAAATATATTGCACTTCCAGAAGGAATAGATCCGAACCGGATTACAACAGGCGTCATTGTCAACCCGGATGGCAACATCTTCCATGTGCCAACGGTTGTGACGAAAATAGACAACCGTTATTACGCACTCATCAATGATTTGCGCAGCAGCGGAAGCTATTCGGTGATCTGGAATCCGCAGGATTTTGAGGATGCCAGAACTCATTGGGGTAAAATGGATGTAAACAACATCGCAGCCCGATTGGATTTGAAAGGGAACGGAGATAATACATTCTCACCGGACCGCAGTGTAACACGCTCCGAATTCGCAGAGATCGTGGTAAATGGTTTGGGTTTGATGGCTCAGGATGCTCCACAGGTTCACTTCCCGGATGTGTCCCCATCGGATTGGTATAGGAATTCAGTAGCGATCGCAAGCGATTTTGATATTGTTACCGGTTATGATGACGGCTACTTCAAAGGCAGTCAGCAAATCACAAGAGAGCAGGGCTTTGCCATGGTTGCTCGTGCATATCGCTTGATTCAATCCGGGGACGTGCCTAATCAGGAGCAAATTGCCTCTGAGTTAGCACGTTACGAGGATGCCGCTGACGTATCTTCTTGGGCTAGAGAGGATGTTGCCCAGCTGATCCAAGCGGGAATTATTCAAGGCAATGGACCAGAAGTCCTTAGTCCGAAAGCATCCATGACACGTGCTGAAGTCACGGCATTGATCGCAAGAATGCTGAAAATAACCAACTTGATCGATAAGTAA
- a CDS encoding response regulator — MRMILVDDEYLALSRLNKLLLEREDCEVIGSFLAAEEAMDHIERHQPEIVFMDVHMPGMNGIQATERIHEVSPGTEIIFTTAYNEHALTAYGLEVLDYIMKPVTRDRLEKTMKMYQRRIMPAGLNSAEEPSMLIRCMGMLQLQLHPNEPPMHLKFRTTKIRELFAYLLHHRNKPIKRDSLLELLWPELDEKRGISNLHSGIHRLRSMMNEFMGEDKISIRYQQYGYILETGEFRIDAEEWESRLNRLSPLSSSIVAEHRKISDQYEGRYFGEDDYVWAELERQRLHALWRNHAMQLAQYYVGLGMDTEALTIYHRVQQFDPILEEVGLALMKIYDRLGHKDPVIAQYNQVATALRQEAGISLGYEIESWYQKWKKLNI; from the coding sequence ATGAGAATGATTTTGGTAGATGATGAATACCTCGCTCTGAGCAGGTTAAACAAACTTTTGCTGGAGCGAGAGGATTGCGAAGTCATTGGCTCTTTTCTGGCGGCAGAAGAGGCCATGGATCATATCGAACGTCATCAGCCTGAAATCGTCTTCATGGATGTTCACATGCCGGGAATGAACGGGATTCAGGCGACTGAACGCATTCATGAGGTTTCTCCTGGAACAGAGATTATATTTACAACAGCATATAACGAACATGCACTAACGGCCTATGGGCTTGAAGTGCTGGACTATATCATGAAGCCCGTCACACGGGACCGTTTGGAAAAAACGATGAAGATGTATCAACGCCGAATTATGCCAGCAGGTCTGAACTCGGCAGAAGAGCCGTCCATGTTGATCCGGTGTATGGGAATGCTTCAGTTACAACTTCATCCAAACGAGCCCCCGATGCATCTGAAGTTCAGAACAACCAAAATCAGAGAGCTATTCGCCTATTTGCTTCACCATCGGAACAAGCCGATCAAGCGGGATTCACTACTTGAATTGTTGTGGCCAGAGCTGGATGAGAAGAGGGGCATTTCCAATCTTCACAGCGGTATCCATCGCCTGCGCAGCATGATGAACGAATTCATGGGCGAGGACAAGATATCCATTCGCTATCAACAGTATGGTTACATACTGGAAACAGGAGAATTCAGGATTGATGCGGAGGAATGGGAAAGTCGTCTTAATCGATTGTCTCCATTATCATCCTCTATAGTCGCCGAGCACCGGAAGATCTCGGATCAATATGAGGGCAGATACTTTGGTGAGGACGACTACGTATGGGCTGAGCTGGAGCGTCAGCGCTTACATGCGTTATGGCGTAACCATGCAATGCAGCTTGCCCAATATTATGTTGGTCTGGGGATGGATACAGAAGCACTAACGATATATCACCGAGTACAACAATTCGATCCGATATTGGAGGAAGTCGGCCTAGCTTTGATGAAAATATATGATCGATTAGGCCATAAAGATCCAGTAATTGCCCAATATAATCAGGTGGCTACTGCGTTACGACAAGAGGCTGGCATAAGTCTTGGTTATGAAATCGAGTCTTGGTATCAAAAGTGGAAAAAATTAAATATTTGA